In Alosa sapidissima isolate fAloSap1 chromosome 4, fAloSap1.pri, whole genome shotgun sequence, the following are encoded in one genomic region:
- the LOC121706796 gene encoding adenosine receptor A1-like, which produces MEDPSTLPADLDRLRPPRGLAAGTEMSSPQPGMKPWEHVDMMYISVESSIALASVLGNVLVVLVVGVNRALQDPTFCFIVSLALADIAVGVLVIPLAVVISLGLETQFYTCLFLSCLLLIITQSSILSLLAIAIDRYLRVKIPTRYSSIVTQRRAWLGVCVCWLLSALTGVVPMFGWHRPLQGNMTSDLIKCQFTSVMSMDYMVYFNFFGWVVAPLSIMIILYAEIFRVIRRQLNLRAEATADASKYYRKELKLAKSLALVVFLFALCWLPLHIMNCLLFFCPTCPMPKSAMYVGIFMSHVNSALNPLVYAFRIQRFRATLVQIGRRCMLCKATSASAPTFTEKAVVNP; this is translated from the exons ATGGAGGACCCTTCCACACTTCCGGCCGACCTGGACCGGCTGCGTCCTCCCCGGGGGCTGGCCGCGGGCACCGAGATGTCCTCCCCGCAGCCTGGCATGAAGCCGTGGGAGCACGTGGACATGATGTACATCTCAGTGGAGAGCAGCATTGCGCTAGCGTCCGTGCTGGGCAATGtgctggtggtgttggtggtgggggtgaACCGGGCTCTGCAAGACCCCACTTTCTGCTTCATCGTCTCGCTGGCGCTGGCCGACATTGCCGTGGGCGTACTGGTCATCCCGCTGGCCGTGGTCATCAGCCTGGGCCTCGAGACGCAGTTTTACAcctgcctcttcctctcctgcctcctcctcatcatcacccAGAGCTCTATCCTCTCACTGCTAGCCATCGCCATCGACCGCTACCTCAGGGTCAAGATCCCCACCAG GTACAGCAGCATCGTGACTCAGCGTCGGGCAtggctgggagtgtgtgtgtgctggctccTCTCGGCCCTAACAGGTGTAGTGCCCATGTTTGGCTGGCACCGGCCACTGCAGGGCAACATGACCTCGGACCTGATAAAATGTCAGTTCACCTCGGTCATGAGCATGGACTACATGGTCTACTTCAACTTCTTTGGCTGGGTGGTGGCGCCGCTCAGCATCATGATCATCCTGTACGCCGAGATCTTCCGCGTTATTCGCCGGCAGCTTAACCTCCGTGCCGAGGCCACGGCCGACGCCAGCAAGTACTACCGCAAGGAgctgaagctggccaagtcgctGGCGCTGGTGGTGTTCCTGTTCGCCCTCTGCTGGCTGCCGCTGCACATCATGAACTGCCTGCTCTTcttctgccccacctgccccatgCCCAAGAGTGCCATGTACGTGGGCATCTTCATGTCGCATGTCAACTCGGCCCTCAACCCGTTGGTGTACGCCTTCCGCATCCAGCGTTTCCGTGCCACGCTGGTCCAGATCGGCCGCAGATGCATGCTGTGCAAGGCCACCAGTGCCAGCGCGCCAACTTTCACAGAGAAAGCCGTCGTAAACCCGTAG